One Streptomyces drozdowiczii DNA segment encodes these proteins:
- a CDS encoding DUF6643 family protein, whose translation MTSPRSTYGGGYYAAPSFADTPIYDSLVAERGTPQIAPIRVPAAYDTGNSYLPALPSALPALPAAPSQPQQSYGYPQPAAQQGYTPMQPAQLQHAPAPYIPQQPAGGRGMYQAPPPQQQRPAPTSGYESMRPAAARPAPAQSPYEDPYGRPYQGGRGY comes from the coding sequence ATGACCTCCCCCCGCTCCACCTACGGTGGCGGCTACTACGCCGCGCCGTCGTTTGCCGACACCCCGATCTACGACTCCCTCGTCGCGGAGCGGGGCACCCCTCAGATCGCTCCGATCCGAGTGCCCGCCGCCTACGACACCGGCAACAGCTATCTGCCGGCGCTCCCGTCGGCCCTGCCGGCGCTTCCCGCGGCCCCCTCCCAGCCCCAGCAGTCCTACGGCTACCCCCAGCCGGCGGCTCAGCAGGGCTACACACCGATGCAGCCCGCGCAGCTCCAGCACGCGCCGGCGCCGTACATCCCGCAGCAGCCGGCCGGTGGCCGCGGCATGTACCAGGCGCCCCCGCCGCAGCAGCAGCGCCCGGCGCCGACGTCGGGCTACGAGTCGATGCGCCCCGCCGCGGCCCGGCCCGCCCCCGCGCAGTCCCCG